One Candidatus Goldiibacteriota bacterium genomic window, ATAATAATTAACTCTTACGCTTTATTGTTTATTATACTTCGTTCTATTTATTACTAATCTAATTATAATTATACTATATAAATACCTCTTGTCAAATACAAAAATTCTTATATTTTCTATATAAACCTATGCTTTTCTGATTTTTCGTAAACCAAATCCTATCTTTTTGTTTCCATAGGTAAAACTGCTGCATTTTTTAACACTTTTGCCATTTCTTTCATTTTAGTATTGTTTTTTACACTACTTTCATATATAATTTCAATATTATTTAACGGAGGATAGCATTATGCCGTCAGGATTCATCAAAAGGTTTTGGTCAAAAATACTGGCCGGTTTAATTGTAATTTTGCCTGCTTTCCTTACTGTTTATATCACTTATTTCCTTCTAAACAAGCTGGATTCAATTTTAGGCCCTCTTCTTACCAAATATATCGGAATATCTATCCCGGGACTTGGCCTTATAGCGCTTATCCTTCTATTGTGGATAACCGGCCTTTTTGCCACGCATTATCTGGGTAAAAAAATGGTTCAAATATACGAAACGGTTATATCAAGAATACCTGTATTAAAACAGATTTTCGGCGGCATTAAACAGATAAGCGATACACTGTTTGCCGGCAAAAGACGCTCTTTCAGGCAGGCCGCCCTTGTTCAGTATCCTTATTATGGTTTTTATGCTATTGGTTTTATAACTTCACAGGATGAAGTTACACTTGTTAATTCAAAAAATAAAGGCTCTTTTATACACGTTTTTATACCCACCACACCAAACCCCACTTCCGGTTTTCTAATACTTGTGCCGCCAAAAAATATCGTGCTTCTTGACACTCCGGTTGAAGACGCTTTAAAAACTGTTATCTCTCTGGGTATGATTCATCCCGAAAAATATACAATTAAAAAAGTCACCAAAAAGTCCCGTAAAAAGGATAAAAAATGACAGAATTAAAAAAAGGCTGGCTGGAACGCCGCGAATACGAGCGGGTAAAAGACATCCTTAAAGTTTCATATTATCGCACCGCGGAAGAATCTCCGGAACTATCGGACGATTACAGGGACACCACGGTTGAAAAATTACAGATGGTACAGGGCAACAGGCTTATCACTTCAATGACAGATGATGTAAGCCGGGGCGGACTTGCCATAATCACAGATGAACCGCTTGCGCAGGGCGATAAACTTATAATAGACCTTTACATACCTCAAGCTTCAAGCCCCGTAAAACTGTTGGCAGAAGTTATGCGCCTTGAAGGGCTTAAGGGTAATGACACAAAGAAAGCCGGCCTAAAAATAATATCAATCAGCAAAAATGATTTAAAGCGCCTGGAATCTCACCTTTCAGGGCTGAATAAAAATAAATAAGGAGGAATTATATATGGCAGAGCGTTATGTCCACCTTGACGGAAATCTTTATTATGATTCAAAAGATAAAGTGATAGTAAAAAACATGGGAAACAGATACGTATATGTGCGCCACGACCGCAGGACAAAAAGTAAAGAGCTTCCCCAAAAAGAATTAAAACGCGAAAGCGATAATACAAACAAAAACCTTATCCGCATTTCAGACGGAATCTATTTTGACAAAGTGCTTATTCAGATATATAGAATGATAAACGGCAAACTTGTGCTTTATTCAAAAGACAGAAGAAAAGAAGCCAAGGCCGTGCCGGCGGACAGAAGAAAGAAGAAGTGACAAGTGACGGGTTACAAGTGACAAGTAACAGGTGACAGGTTACAGGTTACAGGTTACAGGTGACAGGTTACAAGTGACAGGTTACAAGTGACAGGTTACAAGTGACAAGTTACAAGTGACAAGTAACAGGTTACAGGTTACACGCTTTGAGTTGTAACTTGTCAGTTGTCATTTGTAACTTGTAATCATTCCATGAACAACGGAATTGCCTTCTGGTCTCCCTGCGATATTTTTATCACCACGTCCGCGGACCTTGATACCGCGTCATTTTCATCAGTGACCACAATTACAGCTTTGTAATCCCCTTCATTAAAAGGCATTCCATCCCTGTCAAGCCCGTCCCAGATAAGCGTTTCATCGGGCCTGCCTGCGCCTTCCCAGCTTTTAACAACTTTTCCTTTATTGTCTTTTATTTCAACCTTCCACTTAAATATTTCATATTTTGTCATGGCCGTAACTTTTATGTACGTCTTTCTGTTGCCCCCGATAGGAGAAAAAACAGCAGGTTCCGGGGCAAGTTTTAATTCATAACCGCCGAAACTGTACGACAGCGCCACCCTGTGATTAAGAGATAATTCCGTGTATGCGGCGCCATAATCAATTCCAAAACCCTCGTGCTTA contains:
- a CDS encoding DUF502 domain-containing protein gives rise to the protein MPSGFIKRFWSKILAGLIVILPAFLTVYITYFLLNKLDSILGPLLTKYIGISIPGLGLIALILLLWITGLFATHYLGKKMVQIYETVISRIPVLKQIFGGIKQISDTLFAGKRRSFRQAALVQYPYYGFYAIGFITSQDEVTLVNSKNKGSFIHVFIPTTPNPTSGFLILVPPKNIVLLDTPVEDALKTVISLGMIHPEKYTIKKVTKKSRKKDKK
- a CDS encoding PilZ domain-containing protein produces the protein MTELKKGWLERREYERVKDILKVSYYRTAEESPELSDDYRDTTVEKLQMVQGNRLITSMTDDVSRGGLAIITDEPLAQGDKLIIDLYIPQASSPVKLLAEVMRLEGLKGNDTKKAGLKIISISKNDLKRLESHLSGLNKNK